A part of Andrena cerasifolii isolate SP2316 chromosome 10, iyAndCera1_principal, whole genome shotgun sequence genomic DNA contains:
- the LOC143373876 gene encoding uncharacterized protein LOC143373876 isoform X2 produces the protein MLSAPAVLLLIIRAIYGQQCFDDGNEFCIDENDILSVDLLPGSFLFADQRTSKNVSENDVADGSIHNALNEMEYHRKKMNEYLCHGYMAEEIVTLMSTSRVKRRHSVPEKNDLRDLMDDGNVTIHDKMLADEGSLKYKKWLQRTTLDDVYQHYAPHKKMKKAHGSRDDNMEEFDGEVTGYAMQAPLPSGKVGFYDEHSEDDDHMLSSSSGHNFYYGHGGDHFLHHTDAFPAVHEEHYYAAPYYYHEQEEEYHKPYYYKGKGTELSIRDFFEIALTALAFLAFGLFIIQLLMNATNNMNATAATMMATGRRIRRNVAGLPLSYASNEELNELSYHVLRSIEAVLVADVDSGNCLRRILCENNRHSTQTGDARKIWVPVWSLGMSWTSGRVSKGSPWSAMLDSVKASVLGLGGADCASLYPDCDLKKERVKRRRRRRK, from the exons ATGCTTTCCGCACCTGCGGTGCTTTTGTTAATCATTCGTGCAATTTATGGGCAACAGTGCTTCGACGACGGCAATGAATTCTGCATCGACGAGAACGACATACTTTCGGTGGATCTTTTACCTGGATCGTTCTTATTCGCCGATCAACGGACGAGTAAAAATGTATCTGAGAACGATGTCGCGGATGGGTCTATCCACAATGCGTTAAACGAAATGGAATATCACAG GAAGAAGATGAACGAATATTTGTGTCATGGTTACATGGCTGAGGAAATTGTGACGCTAATGAGCACGTCCAGAGTTAAACGGCGACACAGCGTACCAGAAAAGAATGATCTGCGTGACTTGATGGACGACGGTAATGTTACTATTCATGATAAAATGTTAGCCGACGAGGGAAGTTTGAAGTACAAAAAATGGCTACAGCG GACCACTTTGGACGATGTATACCAACATTATGCTCCccacaagaaaatgaaaaaagccCATGGATCTCGAGACGACAATATGGAAGAATTCGATGGAGAAGTTACAGGCTACGCGATGCAGGCGCCGTTGCCTTCTGGCAAAGTGGGTTTCTACGACGAACACAGCGAAGACGATG ATCACATGCTTTCGTCTTCCTCGGGACACAATTTCTATTACGGCCATGGAGGTGACCATTTCTTACATCACACGGACGCTTTTCCCGCTGTACACGAGGAACACTATTACGCAGCACCATACTATTATCACGAGCAGGAAGAGGAATATCACAAACCCTACTACTACAAAGGAAAGGGAACTGAACTTTCAATAAGAGACTTTTTCGAAATTGCGCTCACAGCCTTGGCATTTCTAGCCTTTGGATTATTCATCATACAGCTACTAATGAACGCTACG AACAACATGAACGCAACAGCTGCTACAATGATGGCTACCGGTAGACGTATTAGAAGGAACGTTGCTGGCTTACCTTTGTCATATGCCAGCAACGAGGAACTCAATGAACTGTCTTATCACGTTCTGAGGTCTATAGAAGCTGTTCTGGTTGCTGATGTGGACTCTGGCAATTGCCTACGCAGAATTCTCTGCGAGAACAATCGGCACTCGACGCAAACTGGGGATGCGCGGAAAATTTGGGTACCTGTTTGGAG TTTGGGAATGAGTTGGACATCTGGAAGAGTATCGAAAGGATCTCCGTGGTCCGCAATGCTAGATTCCGTAAAGGCCTCTGTTCTGGGTCTGGGCGGAGCCGATTGTGCATCCTTATATCCTGATTGCGATCTCAAAAAGGAGAGAGTGAAGAGGCGTCGAAGGCgcagaaaataa
- the LOC143373876 gene encoding uncharacterized protein LOC143373876 isoform X1: protein MLSAPAVLLLIIRAIYGQQCFDDGNEFCIDENDILSVDLLPGSFLFADQRTSKNVSENDVADGSIHNALNEMEYHRKKMNEYLCHGYMAEEIVTLMSTSRVKRRHSVPEKNDLRDLMDDGNVTIHDKMLADEGSLKYKKWLQRRTTLDDVYQHYAPHKKMKKAHGSRDDNMEEFDGEVTGYAMQAPLPSGKVGFYDEHSEDDDHMLSSSSGHNFYYGHGGDHFLHHTDAFPAVHEEHYYAAPYYYHEQEEEYHKPYYYKGKGTELSIRDFFEIALTALAFLAFGLFIIQLLMNATNNMNATAATMMATGRRIRRNVAGLPLSYASNEELNELSYHVLRSIEAVLVADVDSGNCLRRILCENNRHSTQTGDARKIWVPVWSLGMSWTSGRVSKGSPWSAMLDSVKASVLGLGGADCASLYPDCDLKKERVKRRRRRRK, encoded by the exons ATGCTTTCCGCACCTGCGGTGCTTTTGTTAATCATTCGTGCAATTTATGGGCAACAGTGCTTCGACGACGGCAATGAATTCTGCATCGACGAGAACGACATACTTTCGGTGGATCTTTTACCTGGATCGTTCTTATTCGCCGATCAACGGACGAGTAAAAATGTATCTGAGAACGATGTCGCGGATGGGTCTATCCACAATGCGTTAAACGAAATGGAATATCACAG GAAGAAGATGAACGAATATTTGTGTCATGGTTACATGGCTGAGGAAATTGTGACGCTAATGAGCACGTCCAGAGTTAAACGGCGACACAGCGTACCAGAAAAGAATGATCTGCGTGACTTGATGGACGACGGTAATGTTACTATTCATGATAAAATGTTAGCCGACGAGGGAAGTTTGAAGTACAAAAAATGGCTACAGCG TAGGACCACTTTGGACGATGTATACCAACATTATGCTCCccacaagaaaatgaaaaaagccCATGGATCTCGAGACGACAATATGGAAGAATTCGATGGAGAAGTTACAGGCTACGCGATGCAGGCGCCGTTGCCTTCTGGCAAAGTGGGTTTCTACGACGAACACAGCGAAGACGATG ATCACATGCTTTCGTCTTCCTCGGGACACAATTTCTATTACGGCCATGGAGGTGACCATTTCTTACATCACACGGACGCTTTTCCCGCTGTACACGAGGAACACTATTACGCAGCACCATACTATTATCACGAGCAGGAAGAGGAATATCACAAACCCTACTACTACAAAGGAAAGGGAACTGAACTTTCAATAAGAGACTTTTTCGAAATTGCGCTCACAGCCTTGGCATTTCTAGCCTTTGGATTATTCATCATACAGCTACTAATGAACGCTACG AACAACATGAACGCAACAGCTGCTACAATGATGGCTACCGGTAGACGTATTAGAAGGAACGTTGCTGGCTTACCTTTGTCATATGCCAGCAACGAGGAACTCAATGAACTGTCTTATCACGTTCTGAGGTCTATAGAAGCTGTTCTGGTTGCTGATGTGGACTCTGGCAATTGCCTACGCAGAATTCTCTGCGAGAACAATCGGCACTCGACGCAAACTGGGGATGCGCGGAAAATTTGGGTACCTGTTTGGAG TTTGGGAATGAGTTGGACATCTGGAAGAGTATCGAAAGGATCTCCGTGGTCCGCAATGCTAGATTCCGTAAAGGCCTCTGTTCTGGGTCTGGGCGGAGCCGATTGTGCATCCTTATATCCTGATTGCGATCTCAAAAAGGAGAGAGTGAAGAGGCGTCGAAGGCgcagaaaataa
- the LOC143374182 gene encoding carbonic anhydrase 7 gives MTSTATYESNTENAKLIQNLVTVEGNLESPIDLDISYMKVIELNPLQWINIDVAPRKLKITNTGYTIVLSANWQERRAYLSGGPFAGDYVFSQIHFHWGRNEMVGSEHSIDGARFVYNDLICFYL, from the exons ATGACCTCGACAG CAACCTATGAGAGTAACACAGAGAATGCTAAGTTGATTCAAAACTTGGTTACGGTTGAAGGCAACTTGGAGTCCCCGATTGATTTGGATATTAGTTACATGAAAGTTATTGAATTAAACCCTCTGCAATGGATTAATATTGATGTGGCGCCTAGGAAATTGAAAATTACCAACACCGGATACACAA TCGTACTCAGTGCGAATTGGCAAGAAAGACGAGCCTATCTTTCTGGTGGACCGTTTGCGGGAGATTATGTTTTTTCTCaaattcattttcattgggGAAGAAACGAGATGGTAGGTAGCGAACATTCCATCGACGGTGCAAGGTTTGTATATAatgatttaatttgtttttatttgtaa
- the LOC143373875 gene encoding MYCBP-associated protein — protein MDYMRKIGKSDEPKKWVKQFTTIVSTRDGLMGRDREFAEDRRLVNWRKWLANRKKQYGHIQSSTGRPQIDQVLNSCEAVRPLVEIRTLMDHANVPVPVIPDKFRGGPEFWRTPQVLTRHADSGFPDVTFTPSKKELNIAPELTYVDLPELLEKEKDLVGLRAKKPLWKRSQYLTKRRSELSREIELLAPMEPSTNELVIEGHAPRLKKKPLRIPPITVSDTEEGHEGEICPDQAIVLRIQDREIVWQSSAFDEEQTKPDPITWNLTFSSEIDRRAEKEIVFENKGNRVIIFQWRDPASRNNDKVVPPKRRMSPFFFNKTKGVIPPGQIVKLKVWYKPQVAGVFREFWNLLTDPKLCPSSLVFRFWGCAATSAAQIVKSNPVAVVDGYLDRCIRDATVREIIDEIMDDVGFKEPPEPLYGSLFLESEIFAAKNPLCSYHSSTLIELHKIYCSVTNQTEQRWNLSLSHLRDILLNIKEPEYRRTMLSLFSKLYKECLKPTLHAAGQYTKHEVVFQLICSFLNRFEAESEHARNACFVRELKEAGDRVSDTNDTAELVNASQVSVKSSNSGNKRGERSTIHARSAEIQGTIGNAGLITNDRPYKEIFFIRIHELLGQTMERILASIDSFNNLNERDK, from the coding sequence ATGGATTATATGCGAAAAATCGGTAAGTCGGACGAGCCGAAGAAATGGGTGAAGCAATTTACAACGATCGTATCCACGCGCGACGGACTCATGGGCAGAGACAGGGAGTTCGCCGAAGATAGGCGATTGGTGAACTGGAGGAAATGGTTAGCAAACCGAAAGAAGCAATACGGGCACATTCAGTCTTCCACTGGTCGCCCTCAAATCGACCAGGTCCTGAATTCTTGCGAAGCAGTTCGACCACTCGTCGAAATCAGAACTTTAATGGATCACGCGAATGTGCCAGTGCCAGTTATTCCGGACAAGTTTCGGGGTGGGCCAGAATTCTGGAGGACTCCCCAAGTACTGACCCGACACGCTGACTCTGGCTTCCCAGACGTTACATTTACACCTAGCAAGAAGGAATTAAACATAGCTCCAGAGTTGACGTACGTCGATCTACCAGAACTGCTCGAAAAGGAGAAGGATCTGGTGGGTCTGAGAGCAAAGAAGCCACTGTGGAAACGTAGTCAGTATTTAACGAAACGACGAAGCGAGCTGTCCAGGGAAATAGAGCTGCTCGCGCCAATGGAACCGAGCACGAATGAGCTAGTGATCGAAGGTCACGCTCCTCGACTAAAGAAGAAGCCACTGAGGATTCCACCGATCACAGTCTCCGATACTGAAGAGGGCCACGAAGGCGAGATCTGCCCTGACCAGGCAATCGTTCTGAGGATTCAAGATCGAGAAATCGTTTGGCAAAGCTCTGCTTTCGATGAGGAGCAAACGAAGCCCGACCCAATTACATGGAACTTGACCTTTTCCAGTGAAATCGATAGGAGAGCGGAGAAAGAGATTGTATTCGAGAATAAAGGAAATCGTGTGATCATCTTTCAATGGAGAGACCCAGCCTCACGGAATAACGATAAAGTAGTCCCGCCTAAAAGACGAATGAGTCCTTTCTTCTTTAACAAGACAAAGGGGGTGATTCCACCGGGACAAATTGTTAAATTGAAAGTCTGGTATAAACCACAAGTCGCTGGTGTTTTCAGAGAATTCTGGAATCTACTGACTGATCCGAAACTGTGTCCCTCGTCGCTGGTGTTTCGATTTTGGGGTTGCGCCGCGACTTCGGCCGCACAAATTGTTAAGTCTAATCCTGTGGCGGTAGTTGATGGGTACTTGGATCGATGCATTCGAGACGCCACAGTACGGGAGATAATTGATGAGATAATGGATGATGTTGGCTTCAAAGAACCACCAGAACCTCTCTACGGTAGTCTATTTCTGGAGTCAGAAATATTTGCCGCGAAGAATCCACTGTGCTCTTATCATTCCAGCACCTTGATAGAACTCCACAAGATTTATTGCAGCGTGACGAACCAGACGGAGCAGCGATGGAACTTATCGCTGAGCCATCTGAGAGATATTTTATTGAACATCAAGGAACCGGAGTACAGACGTACTATGCTATCGCTATTCAGTAAACTTTATAAAGAGTGCCTGAAACCCACTTTGCATGCTGCTGGTCAATATACGAAGCATGAAGTTGTGTTTCAATTGATCTGCTCTTTTCTAAATCGATTTGAGGCTGAAAGTGAGCACGCGAGAAATGCCTGCTTCGTAAGAGAATTGAAAGAAGCTGGTGACAGAGTTTCGGATACGAATGACACTGCGGAATTGGTAAACGCGTCGCAAGTGTCTGTTAAGAGTAGCAATTCAGGAAACAAGCGTGGTGAGAGATCGACCATTCACGCGCGAAGTGCTGAGATTCAGGGAACTATTGGAAATGCTGGTCTTATCACGAACGATCGTCCGTACAAGGAAATATTCTTCATTCGTATTCACGAACTTTTGGGGCAGACAATGGAACGAATACTCGCGTCGATAGATTCGTTTAACAATTTAAATGAACGTGATAaataa
- the LOC143374183 gene encoding carbonic anhydrase 2-like produces the protein MDGYTGLIGLPTTGQSPINLDDDLVRPRRYPPLVLNGHWLNEGEARIYNTGAIVKTFLGGHRIPSTVSGGPLAHDVYELIDVHFHWGADNCRGAEHTINGTWYSMESHAVHWNKKYLTFEECQRHKDGICILAYLFLVQPACCECINPQLERITEKLRYISDPEMETQIPPNSLCWMRWATYCSRYYTYSGSYNTADNPECATWIVFPVVIPIRAEEINEFRKLRDKDGQPIKANWRDTQMLKCRQIFLAVS, from the exons ATGGACGGATACACTGGTTTAATTG GCTTACCAACAACAGGACAATCTCCAATTAATTTAGACGATGACTTAGTACGACCGCGCAGATATCCCCCGCTTGTTCTAAATGGGCACTGGTTAAATGAAGGAGAAGCACGTATATATAATACTGGTGCCATCG TGAAAACATTTTTGGGTGGACACAGAATTCCGTCTACAGTCTCCGGTGGACCACTAGCACATGACGTGTATGAACTTATAGATGTGCATTTTCATTGGGGTGCAGATAATTGCAGGGGCGCCGAACATACGATCAATGGCACTTG GTACTCGATGGAAAGTCACGCGGTGCACTGGAATAAGAAATATTTGACTTTTGAAGAATGCCAGAGGCATAAGGACGGCATATGCATATTGGCGTATTTATTCTTA GTACAACCAGCTTGTTGTGAGTGTATTAATCCGCAATTAGAAAGGATAACAGAAAAGTTAAGGTACATATCTGACCCTGAGATGGAAACGCAGATACCACCCA aTTCCCTATGCTGGATGCGTTGGGCAACTTATTGTTCCAGATACTACACTTATTCAGGGTCGTATAATACTGCTGACAATCCTGAGTGTGCCACGTGGATCGTATTTCCTGTAGTAATACCGATACGTGCCGAGGAA ATTAATGAGTTTCGAAAGCTGAGGGACAAGGATGGCCAACCCATAAAGGCGAATTGGAGAGACACGCAAATGTTGAAGTGTAGGCAAATATTTTTAGCAGTATCCTGA
- the LOC143374184 gene encoding LOW QUALITY PROTEIN: carbonic anhydrase 2-like (The sequence of the model RefSeq protein was modified relative to this genomic sequence to represent the inferred CDS: substituted 2 bases at 2 genomic stop codons): protein MPTRRIRKTHSKVYEIVTTSSSGLPKWRQSPITLNMWDTWPKKFPPLCLTNYWSHEGSVTMTNTGTTVKIEFPIEKIPTMRGGPLGNDEFEFMNLQFRWGPENSYGAEHSIDGIWLEETXXNRNFLCVVVLNIPLYIVQCRYTMEAQLMHWNTRYGSMEKCFDKPDGIAILSYFIHVVGCPGTPDNPSLAPITDKLCKIKLMNAVSDVSADCLMWMLDTCKAHGYYTYPGSLTVHPYSECVIWIISPTITKMSLRQMDAFRGLYNAKLHHILENSRPRQHVRGRRIFFATDSAVA, encoded by the exons ATGCCAACCCGAAGAATCAGGAAAACGC ATTCCAAAGTCTACGAGATAGTAACTACATCCTCTTCAGGATTACCTAAATGGCGACAATCACCGATTACTTTAAACATGTGGGACACATGGCCTAAAAAGTTTCCGCCTTTATGTTTGACTAACTATTGGTCACACGAAGGTTCAGTTACAATGACAAATACAGGAACAACAG tgaaaattgaatttccaaTTGAAAAAATCCCAACGATGCGGGGTGGTCCCTTAGGCAACGACGAGTTCGAATTCATGAATCTGCAATTTCGATGGGGCCCAGAGAATTCATATGGCGCAGAACATTCCATAGATGGCATATGGTTAGAAGAAACCTAATGAAATCGTAATTTCTTGTGCGTCGTAGTATTAAATATCCCGTTGTACATCGTTCAATGCAGGTACACGATGGAGGCGCAGCTAATGCATTGGAACACTCGTTACGGATCGATGGAAAAGTGTTTCGATAAACCAGATGGAATCGCAATACTATCGTACTTCATTCAT GTCGTAGGGTGTCCTGGAACTCCTGATAATCCTTCTCTAGCACCAATTACGGACAAATTGTGCAAGATCAAGCTAATGAACGCCGTTAGCGACGTTTCAGCCG ATTGTTTGATGTGGATGCTGGACACGTGCAAGGCCCACGGTTATTATACTTATCCTGGTTCTCTGACAGTTCACCCTTACAGCGAATGTGTAATTTGGATAATATCGCCGACTATAACGAAAATGTCGCTTCGTCAG aTGGATGCATTTAGAGGCCTCTATAATGCGAAATTACACCATATATTAGAAAATTCCAGACCGCGGCAACATGTTCGTGGAAGAAGAATCTTCTTTGCTACGGACAGCGCTGTAGCATGA